The Lactuca sativa cultivar Salinas chromosome 2, Lsat_Salinas_v11, whole genome shotgun sequence genome includes a window with the following:
- the LOC111899983 gene encoding F-box protein At5g03100: protein METGEEDGISALPDYLLVEILSRLPSTKDAIRTGILSKRWKHLWTSVHTLIFKHSDDPLTQSRQNPNSVSDFISFVEKTLTQCRQLKLKKFDVYITYDIRFDSQFNNWIRYGISRSVEELKFKFWYRGLETEFLLDQFFFISSCFRDLTLEGCILNPTGPIIWKNLRSLCIFNAKLDEDLIENMLSGSPVLQTLELGVCYGYRKIDITSKSVKKLVFSGYSAPENGYYLDDIIEINAPNILSLTIRNDLVLWKLLLLNVSSLVEANLDYEKLGYRETTRDEAA, encoded by the coding sequence ATGGAGACGGGGGAAGAGGATGGAATCAGTGCTTTGCCAGATTATTTGCTTGTTGAAATCCTCTCTCGTTTACCCTCTACAAAAGACGCCATTAGAACAGGTATACTCTCCAAGCGATGGAAACATCTTTGGACTTCGGTACATACTCTTATTTTTAAACATTCAGATGATCCCCTGACTCAATCTCGCCAAAACCCCAACTCTGTGTCCGATTTCATTTCAtttgtggagaaaaccctaactcaatgTCGCCAATTGAAGCTCAAAAAATTCGATGTGTATATCACTTATGATATACGATTTGACTCACAGTTCAATAATTGGATTCGTTATGGTATAAGTCGTAGCGTTGAAGAGCTTAAGTTTAAGTTTTGGTACAGGGGATTGGAAACTGAGTTTCTGTTAGATCAATTTTTTTTCATCAGTTCATGTTTTAGAGATCTAACATTAGAAGGCTGCATATTAAATCCAACTGGACCGATTATTTGGAAGAATCTTAGGAGTTTGTGTATTTTCAATGCGAAATTAGATGAAGACTTGATTGAAAATATGTTATCCGGGAGCCCTGTATTGCAAACTTTGGAGTTGGGTGTTTGCTATGGTTATAGGAAGATTGATATCACTTCAAAGAGTGTTAAGAAATTGGTGTTCTCTGGATACAGTGCTCCTGAGAATGGGTACTATCTTGATGATATTATTGAAATCAATGCTCCTAATATTTTATCACTAACAATCCGAAATGACTTGGTGTTGTGGAAGCTTTTGTTGCTAAATGTATCTTCTTTAGTCGAAGCTAACTTAGATTATGAAAAGCTTGGGTATAGGGAGACAACTCGTGATGAAGCTGCATGA